In Pseudanabaena yagii GIHE-NHR1, the following proteins share a genomic window:
- the rpoB gene encoding DNA-directed RNA polymerase subunit beta, translating into MNKPTLVTPAFVLPDLVEIQRESFRWFLEEGLIEELESFSPITDYTGKMELHFIAKDYKLKRPKYSVDESKRRDATYAVQMYVPTRLINKETGEIKEQEVFIGDLPLMTDRGTFIINGAERVIVNQIVRSPGVYYKQEIDKNGRRTYNASLIPNRGAWLKFETDKNDLVWVRIDKTRKLSAQVLLKAIGLSDSEILDALTHREYFQKTIDKEGQFDEDEALKELYRKLRPGEPPTESGGRELLRSRFFDPKRYDLGKVGRYKLNKKLRLNTPDTVRVLTEKDILTAINYLINLKFDIGEIDDIDHLGNRRVRSVGELLQNQVRVGLNRLERIIRERMTVSDVDALTPASLVNPKPLVAAIKEFFGSSQLSQFMDQTNPLAELTHKRRLSALGPGGLTRERAGFAVRDIHPSHYGRICPIETPEGPNAGLIGSLATHARVNQYGFIETPYYAVENGKVLKNQEPIYMTADEEDEFRVAPGDVATNEEGYIFNEIVPIRYRQEWGTASPEEIDYVAVSPVQIISVATSLIPFLEHDDANRALMGSNMQRQAVPLLRPERPLVGTGLEAQAARDSGMVIVSRVTGEVSYVSADEIRVRADDTGIESIYRLQKYQRSNQDTCLNQRPLVWVGDSVVAGQVLADGSATEGGEIALGQNILVAYMPWEGYNYEDAILINERLVIDDVYTSIHVEKYEIEARQTKLGPEEITREIPNVGEDSLRNLDEQGIIRIGAWVSSGEILVGKVTPKGESDQPPEEKLLRAIFGEKARDVRDNSLRVPNGEKGRVVDVRVFTREQGDELPPGANMVVRVYVAQKRKIQVGDKMAGRHGNKGIISRILPKEDMPFLPDGTPLDIVLNPLGVPSRMNVGQVFECLLGWAAENLNARFKIVPFDEMYGEEASRELVHGQLEHARNHTGKDWVFNDEFPGKLTVYDGRTGEPFDQPVTVGKAYMLKLVHLVDDKIHARSTGPYSLVTQQPLGGKAQQGGQRFGEMEVWALEAFGAAYILQELLTVKSDDMTGRNEALNAIVKGHAIPRPGTPESFKVLVRELQSLCLDVSVHKLSEDGSNQDTEVDLMVDVGSRRTPSRPTYESIYRGDINFDEDDD; encoded by the coding sequence ATGAATAAGCCTACTCTTGTTACTCCTGCCTTCGTTCTACCAGATCTTGTAGAAATCCAGCGGGAGAGTTTTCGATGGTTCCTAGAAGAAGGACTTATTGAAGAGCTTGAGAGTTTCTCACCGATTACAGATTATACGGGCAAAATGGAACTCCATTTTATTGCCAAAGATTATAAACTCAAGCGTCCAAAATATAGTGTTGATGAGTCCAAACGTCGGGATGCCACCTATGCCGTACAGATGTACGTTCCCACGAGGCTTATTAATAAAGAAACAGGAGAAATAAAAGAGCAAGAAGTTTTTATTGGCGATCTGCCCCTGATGACAGATCGTGGAACCTTTATTATTAACGGCGCTGAGCGAGTCATCGTCAATCAGATCGTCCGTAGTCCTGGGGTTTATTACAAACAAGAAATCGACAAAAACGGTCGCCGTACCTACAACGCCAGCCTCATTCCCAACCGAGGCGCATGGCTGAAGTTTGAAACTGATAAGAATGATCTTGTCTGGGTGCGTATCGACAAAACTCGTAAACTATCGGCACAGGTATTGCTTAAAGCGATCGGCTTAAGTGATTCCGAAATTTTGGATGCCCTCACTCATCGAGAGTATTTCCAAAAGACCATTGATAAAGAAGGTCAGTTTGACGAAGACGAAGCCCTTAAAGAGCTTTATCGGAAACTACGTCCAGGTGAGCCACCTACAGAGTCTGGTGGTCGTGAACTATTGCGATCGCGCTTCTTCGATCCTAAGCGCTATGACCTCGGCAAAGTTGGACGTTACAAGCTCAACAAGAAACTACGTCTTAATACCCCTGACACCGTGCGGGTATTAACAGAGAAGGACATTCTCACCGCAATTAACTACTTGATTAACCTCAAGTTTGATATCGGCGAAATTGACGACATTGACCACTTAGGCAACCGTCGTGTACGTTCCGTTGGTGAATTGCTACAAAACCAAGTCCGTGTGGGCTTAAACCGTCTTGAAAGAATTATCCGTGAACGGATGACCGTTTCTGATGTTGATGCCCTTACGCCTGCATCATTGGTCAACCCTAAGCCCCTAGTTGCCGCAATCAAGGAATTCTTTGGTTCCAGCCAACTGTCTCAGTTTATGGATCAAACCAATCCTCTTGCTGAGCTTACCCATAAGCGTCGTCTCAGCGCCCTTGGTCCTGGCGGTCTGACTCGTGAACGCGCAGGCTTTGCGGTACGGGATATTCACCCTAGCCACTATGGTCGCATCTGCCCCATCGAAACTCCTGAAGGCCCTAACGCAGGTCTAATTGGTTCCTTGGCAACCCATGCCCGTGTTAACCAGTACGGTTTCATTGAGACTCCTTACTATGCAGTCGAGAACGGCAAGGTACTGAAAAACCAAGAGCCGATCTACATGACAGCCGACGAGGAAGATGAATTCCGTGTTGCTCCTGGTGACGTAGCTACCAATGAAGAAGGCTACATTTTTAACGAAATTGTGCCAATTCGTTACCGTCAGGAATGGGGGACGGCATCTCCTGAAGAAATCGACTATGTAGCAGTTTCTCCCGTACAGATTATTTCAGTAGCAACATCACTAATTCCTTTCCTTGAACATGATGATGCTAACCGCGCCCTGATGGGATCGAACATGCAACGTCAAGCAGTTCCTCTCTTGCGTCCTGAACGTCCCCTAGTTGGTACTGGTCTGGAAGCACAGGCAGCCCGTGACTCAGGGATGGTGATTGTCTCACGAGTTACAGGTGAAGTGTCCTACGTTTCTGCTGATGAAATTCGCGTCAGAGCCGATGATACGGGTATCGAGAGCATCTACCGTCTGCAAAAGTATCAGCGATCGAACCAAGACACTTGCTTAAATCAGCGTCCTCTGGTTTGGGTTGGTGATAGCGTTGTCGCTGGGCAAGTGCTTGCTGATGGCTCCGCAACGGAAGGCGGCGAAATTGCTCTCGGACAGAATATTCTCGTTGCCTATATGCCTTGGGAAGGCTACAACTACGAAGACGCGATCCTAATCAATGAGCGTCTCGTAATTGATGATGTTTACACCTCAATTCATGTTGAAAAATACGAAATTGAAGCGCGTCAAACTAAATTAGGGCCTGAAGAAATCACTCGCGAAATTCCTAACGTTGGTGAAGATTCTCTGCGTAACCTTGATGAACAGGGCATTATCCGCATCGGTGCTTGGGTAAGTTCTGGAGAAATCCTCGTTGGCAAGGTGACACCTAAGGGTGAATCCGATCAGCCTCCTGAAGAAAAACTATTAAGAGCTATCTTTGGTGAAAAGGCACGTGATGTGAGAGATAACTCCTTGCGCGTACCTAACGGTGAAAAGGGTCGCGTTGTTGATGTGCGCGTATTTACTCGCGAACAAGGCGATGAGTTGCCCCCTGGGGCAAACATGGTCGTCCGTGTTTATGTTGCTCAAAAGCGCAAGATTCAAGTCGGCGACAAGATGGCAGGTCGTCACGGTAATAAGGGCATTATTTCTCGAATTTTACCCAAGGAAGATATGCCTTTCTTGCCCGATGGCACTCCCCTCGACATCGTGTTGAACCCTCTGGGTGTACCTTCACGGATGAACGTCGGACAGGTGTTTGAATGCTTGCTCGGTTGGGCTGCGGAAAACTTGAACGCTCGCTTTAAGATCGTACCTTTTGATGAAATGTATGGCGAAGAAGCATCGCGTGAGTTGGTACATGGTCAGCTAGAACACGCTCGTAATCACACTGGCAAGGATTGGGTATTTAATGATGAATTCCCAGGTAAATTGACAGTCTATGATGGACGCACTGGCGAACCCTTCGATCAGCCTGTGACCGTTGGTAAGGCATATATGCTGAAACTGGTTCACCTTGTTGATGACAAGATCCATGCCCGTTCTACTGGTCCTTACTCTCTGGTTACGCAGCAGCCTCTTGGTGGTAAAGCTCAACAGGGTGGTCAGCGTTTTGGAGAAATGGAAGTATGGGCGTTGGAAGCCTTCGGTGCTGCCTATATTCTCCAAGAATTGCTCACGGTCAAGTCTGACGATATGACAGGACGTAACGAAGCCCTCAATGCGATCGTTAAGGGTCATGCAATTCCTCGTCCTGGTACACCTGAATCATTCAAGGTATTGGTACGCGAACTTCAGTCTCTCTGCTTAGATGTGTCAGTTCATAAGCTATCAGAAGATGGCAGTAACCAAGATACCGAAGTTGATCTAATGGTGGATGTTGGCTCTCGCCGCACCCCTAGTCGCCCAACCTACGAGTCAATCTATCGAGGCGACATTAACTTTGATGAGGACGATGATTAG
- the rpoC1 gene encoding DNA-directed RNA polymerase subunit gamma (DNA-dependent RNA polymerase catalyzes the transcription of DNA into RNA using the four ribonucleoside triphosphates as substrates; in cyanobacteria the beta' subunit is composed of two distinct genes that produce a gamma and beta' subunit) produces the protein MAKVEQRFDYVKIGLASPDRIRKWGERVLPNGSLVGEVTKPETINYRTLKPEMDGLFCERIFGPAKDWECHCGKYKRVRHRGIVCERCGVEVTESRVRRHRMGFIKLAASVTHVWYLKGIPSYMATLLDMPLRDVEQIVYFNAYVVLNPGIETEVDGVVVSVNSREIRIRGIDGVERAHLLHPKHVPTVHENQVVEAGEAIASAYNLSYKQLLTEDQWIDLEDQIYAEDPVLDGIEVGIGAEAIKQLLQNINLEKEAERLRTDIENSKGQKRAKLIKRLRVVDNFVATGSKPDWMVLDVIPVIPPDLRPMVQLDGGRFATSDLNDLYRRVINRNNRLARLQEILAPEIIVRNEKRMLQEAVDALIDNGRRGRTVVGANNRPLKSLSDIIEGKQGRFRQNLLGKRVDYSGRSVIVVGPNLKIHQCGLPKEMAIELFQPFVIHRLIKTGLVNNIKAAKKLIQRNDPAVWDVLEDVIREHPVMLNRAPTLHRLGIQAFEPLLVSGRAIQLHPLVCPAFNADFDGDQMAVHVPLSIEAQAEARLLMLASNNILSPATGRPIVTPSQDMVLGCYYLTTENPYKQKGTGRYFANFNDVVMAYEQGEIDIHSSVWVRFDGIIEGQGEEKDTEDPKVTTLEDGTKVKEFPFRRIREDAEGGLISQYVKTTPGRVIFNQAIYASLAS, from the coding sequence ATGGCGAAAGTGGAACAGCGATTTGACTATGTCAAGATTGGCTTGGCATCACCCGATCGCATTCGTAAATGGGGCGAACGTGTTCTACCAAATGGCAGTTTGGTTGGTGAAGTCACAAAACCTGAAACAATTAACTACCGCACACTCAAGCCAGAAATGGATGGCTTATTCTGTGAGCGCATTTTTGGTCCTGCGAAGGACTGGGAATGTCATTGTGGCAAATATAAACGGGTGCGCCATCGTGGTATTGTTTGCGAGCGCTGTGGTGTAGAAGTTACGGAGTCGCGAGTACGCCGTCACCGCATGGGCTTCATTAAGCTAGCCGCTTCAGTTACCCATGTATGGTATCTCAAGGGTATTCCTAGCTATATGGCAACCCTGCTGGATATGCCTTTGCGCGATGTGGAACAAATTGTTTACTTTAACGCCTACGTTGTCCTCAATCCTGGGATTGAAACTGAGGTAGATGGAGTTGTTGTATCCGTCAATAGCCGTGAAATTCGCATTCGGGGCATTGATGGCGTAGAACGCGCTCACTTATTGCATCCGAAGCATGTACCAACGGTTCATGAGAATCAAGTGGTTGAAGCGGGTGAAGCGATCGCTAGTGCCTACAATCTTTCTTACAAGCAGCTATTGACTGAAGATCAATGGATCGATCTTGAAGATCAAATCTATGCTGAAGATCCTGTTTTAGATGGCATTGAAGTTGGTATTGGTGCTGAAGCAATTAAGCAATTATTGCAAAACATCAATCTTGAAAAAGAAGCTGAGCGACTTCGTACTGATATTGAAAATTCCAAAGGGCAAAAACGCGCCAAGTTAATTAAGCGCTTGCGCGTGGTTGACAACTTTGTGGCAACTGGCTCAAAGCCTGACTGGATGGTACTCGATGTCATTCCTGTAATTCCGCCTGACTTGCGCCCAATGGTGCAGTTGGACGGTGGACGTTTTGCGACTAGCGACTTGAATGATCTTTACCGTCGCGTGATCAACCGTAATAATCGTCTGGCGCGTTTGCAGGAAATTCTCGCTCCTGAAATTATTGTCCGTAATGAAAAGCGGATGTTGCAAGAAGCGGTAGATGCCTTGATCGATAACGGTCGTCGTGGTCGGACTGTGGTTGGCGCAAATAATCGTCCCCTCAAATCTCTCTCTGACATTATCGAAGGTAAGCAAGGTCGTTTCCGTCAAAACTTGCTCGGTAAACGGGTTGACTATTCGGGACGTTCGGTAATCGTCGTTGGTCCTAACCTGAAGATTCACCAATGTGGTCTGCCCAAGGAAATGGCGATCGAGCTATTCCAACCCTTTGTAATTCATCGCTTGATCAAAACGGGCTTGGTGAATAATATCAAGGCTGCGAAAAAGCTAATTCAACGTAATGATCCAGCCGTTTGGGATGTACTCGAAGATGTAATTCGTGAACACCCTGTAATGCTGAACCGCGCTCCGACGCTTCACCGTTTGGGCATTCAAGCTTTTGAACCATTGCTAGTCAGTGGTCGGGCGATTCAACTGCATCCCCTTGTATGTCCTGCCTTTAACGCCGACTTTGACGGTGACCAAATGGCGGTTCACGTCCCCCTATCCATTGAAGCTCAGGCAGAAGCCCGTCTGTTGATGTTGGCTTCTAACAACATTCTCTCGCCTGCAACGGGTCGTCCTATCGTCACACCTAGCCAAGATATGGTTTTGGGTTGTTATTACCTCACTACGGAAAACCCCTATAAGCAAAAGGGAACAGGTCGTTATTTTGCTAATTTCAATGATGTGGTGATGGCTTACGAGCAGGGTGAAATTGATATTCACTCCAGTGTATGGGTGCGCTTTGACGGCATTATTGAAGGTCAAGGTGAGGAAAAAGACACCGAAGACCCAAAGGTCACAACCTTAGAAGATGGTACTAAAGTCAAAGAATTCCCATTCCGTCGTATTCGTGAGGACGCTGAAGGTGGCTTGATTTCACAGTATGTCAAAACTACTCCTGGACGGGTGATTTTCAATCAGGCAATTTATGCATCACTAGCTAGCTAA
- a CDS encoding DNA-directed RNA polymerase subunit beta', with amino-acid sequence MADFTISNTDSPEEKKPQRFINRTIDKGQLKKLIAWAFTHYGTTSAANVADQLKALGFRYATQAGVSISIEDLQVPASKKALLAAAEQEIEETESRYTRGEITEVERFQKVIDTWNVTNENLKDEVVKNFKSNNPLNSVYMMAFSGARGNISQVRQLVGMRGLMADPQGEIIDLPIKTNFREGLTVTEYIISSYGARKGLVDTALRTADSGYLTRRLVDVSQDVIVRENDCGTTRGIRLKAMRDGEKTLIKLSDRLFGRVAAEDIVDPKTGEVIVMRNQEISEDLSLAVQKAGVEEVCVRSAFTCESTRSVCQMCYGWSLAHAELVDIGEAVGIIAAQSIGEPGTQLTMRTFHTGGVFTGEVAEQQRAPHDGVVKYSKKLKVRPMRTRHGEDAFIVEANGDFTLESSEGKRVYAVTQGSTLLVSDGQKVTQGQLMAEVAATGRTARKTTEKATKALNTGLAGEVLFSDLAIEEKKDRQGNTSYVARGEKGRVWVLAGEVYNLPPGAEPTVKNEQQVVEGDVLAETRLITEHGGVVRLSEEDSRHNREVEIITASVVLDQAIVKEESYQGREHYVLETQGGQSFSLKASPGTKLTNNQVVAELIDDTYHTKSGGIIKFAGVEVAKRSKGKQGYEVVKGGTLLWIPEETHEVNKDASLLMVEENQFIEAGTEVVKDIFSQTAGVVEVFQKNDILREIVIKPGDLHLVDDPQTAMQKNGSLAYPGTEIMPGLVSPELRYVEYLDSTEGPALLLRPVEEYQVPDVPTVPSQESVNQEGRSIGLRAVQRIPYKDGDRVKAIDSVELLKTQLLLEVDTDAPQLAADIEFIPNDKDPGSLRLQLVILESLVIRQDTSGDPAHSNSRTRLLVNDGDRIDPGAVVARTEILCKRAGQIRGIRQGSEVVRRLLVVTEADCITTDCPSPSVQPGDLLRAGDEIGAGVITEESGQVLKVEDGKVVFRIGRPYLVSPGALLQIHDADLVQRGDNIALLVFERAKTGDIIQGLPRIEELLEARKPKEMCVLARTSGTAQVTYDSDDNPEVKILGDDGTLDDDYSFNAGQSVIISDGQKVLAGEAITDGPANPHDILDIYFHAYKESLGVRQAALLGLQKVQEFLMNEVQSVYQSQGVDISDKHIEVIVKQMTSKVRIEDGGDTTRLPGELVELHQVEQINEAMEITGGAPADYTPVLMGITKASLNTDSFISAASFQETTRVLTEAAIEGKSDWLRGLKENVIIGRLIPAGTGFNAYDTPIVDVDTGYEPDLGYDEEADDVIIDDNTARNYQIIEPRIEPIRVIDKPRSRRSFDDELVDDDVEFDDDDDEEDDDDFDDED; translated from the coding sequence ATGGCAGATTTCACGATTAGCAACACGGATTCGCCTGAAGAAAAGAAGCCTCAACGCTTTATTAACCGTACCATTGACAAAGGACAGCTAAAAAAGCTGATTGCTTGGGCTTTTACCCATTATGGAACTACTAGCGCTGCTAACGTTGCTGACCAATTGAAAGCGTTAGGCTTTCGCTATGCAACTCAGGCAGGAGTATCGATCAGTATCGAGGATTTACAAGTTCCTGCCAGTAAGAAGGCTTTGCTAGCAGCAGCAGAACAGGAAATCGAAGAAACTGAAAGTCGTTATACCAGAGGTGAAATTACTGAGGTAGAACGTTTCCAAAAAGTAATTGATACATGGAACGTGACTAACGAGAACCTCAAGGATGAGGTGGTGAAAAACTTTAAGAGTAATAACCCTCTTAACTCCGTTTACATGATGGCTTTCTCTGGAGCGCGGGGTAATATCTCGCAGGTGCGTCAGCTAGTCGGTATGCGTGGCTTGATGGCAGATCCTCAAGGGGAAATCATTGACTTACCAATTAAAACCAACTTCCGTGAAGGTTTGACAGTTACCGAGTACATCATTTCTTCCTACGGTGCACGTAAAGGGCTGGTAGATACAGCACTACGGACGGCAGACTCTGGCTACCTCACCCGTCGTCTAGTAGACGTATCGCAGGATGTGATCGTTCGGGAAAATGATTGCGGTACTACTCGTGGCATTCGTCTAAAAGCAATGCGTGATGGGGAGAAGACCTTAATTAAGCTTTCTGATCGCCTATTTGGTCGTGTCGCTGCCGAAGATATCGTTGATCCGAAGACTGGCGAAGTGATCGTCATGCGGAACCAAGAGATTTCTGAAGATCTCTCCTTGGCAGTGCAAAAGGCTGGTGTTGAAGAAGTTTGTGTCCGCTCGGCATTTACCTGTGAATCGACGCGATCGGTTTGCCAAATGTGCTATGGCTGGAGCTTGGCTCACGCCGAACTAGTAGATATTGGTGAAGCTGTAGGGATTATCGCCGCACAGTCCATCGGTGAACCTGGTACACAGCTAACCATGCGTACCTTCCACACTGGTGGTGTATTTACTGGGGAAGTTGCGGAACAACAACGAGCTCCCCATGATGGTGTTGTTAAGTATAGCAAAAAGCTGAAAGTTCGCCCCATGCGTACCCGTCACGGTGAAGATGCATTTATCGTGGAAGCGAATGGCGATTTCACCTTAGAAAGCTCTGAAGGTAAGCGTGTATATGCGGTCACCCAAGGTTCGACTCTCTTAGTTAGTGATGGTCAGAAGGTAACTCAAGGTCAGTTAATGGCTGAGGTTGCGGCTACAGGTCGGACTGCACGTAAGACTACAGAGAAGGCAACTAAGGCTCTCAACACTGGTTTAGCAGGTGAAGTCTTATTCTCTGATCTGGCGATCGAAGAAAAGAAAGACCGTCAAGGTAACACCAGTTATGTAGCTCGTGGTGAAAAAGGTCGGGTTTGGGTCTTGGCTGGCGAAGTTTATAACTTGCCCCCCGGTGCTGAGCCAACTGTCAAGAATGAACAACAAGTCGTTGAAGGTGATGTTTTAGCCGAAACTCGCTTGATTACTGAACATGGTGGTGTGGTACGTCTCAGCGAAGAAGACAGCCGCCATAATCGCGAAGTGGAAATTATTACGGCTTCGGTAGTGCTTGATCAGGCGATCGTGAAGGAAGAAAGCTATCAAGGTCGTGAACATTATGTTCTCGAAACTCAAGGTGGTCAAAGCTTCTCCCTCAAGGCTTCCCCTGGAACTAAGCTAACCAATAATCAGGTAGTTGCAGAGCTGATTGATGATACTTACCACACCAAGAGTGGCGGTATTATCAAGTTTGCAGGTGTGGAAGTTGCTAAGCGCAGCAAGGGCAAACAGGGCTATGAGGTCGTCAAGGGCGGTACTTTGCTCTGGATTCCTGAGGAAACCCATGAAGTCAACAAGGATGCTTCGTTGTTGATGGTCGAAGAAAACCAGTTTATCGAAGCTGGTACGGAAGTTGTGAAGGATATCTTCAGCCAAACCGCAGGTGTTGTCGAAGTCTTCCAAAAGAATGATATTTTGCGCGAAATCGTGATTAAACCAGGGGATTTGCACTTGGTTGATGATCCGCAAACAGCGATGCAAAAGAATGGCTCTTTGGCTTACCCCGGCACAGAAATCATGCCCGGATTGGTTTCACCTGAATTGCGCTATGTGGAATATTTGGATTCCACAGAAGGACCTGCGTTGCTTTTGCGTCCAGTAGAAGAATACCAAGTACCTGATGTTCCTACGGTTCCTAGCCAAGAGTCGGTAAACCAAGAAGGTCGTTCCATCGGGTTGCGGGCTGTGCAACGCATTCCCTATAAGGATGGCGATCGCGTTAAGGCGATCGATAGCGTTGAGTTACTCAAAACTCAGTTGTTGTTAGAAGTTGATACCGATGCGCCTCAATTGGCAGCCGATATCGAGTTTATTCCTAACGACAAAGACCCCGGTAGCTTGCGTTTGCAACTGGTAATTCTTGAATCCCTCGTGATTCGTCAAGATACCTCTGGCGATCCTGCCCATAGCAACTCGCGCACCCGTCTGCTTGTAAATGATGGTGATCGCATTGACCCCGGGGCAGTTGTCGCTCGTACCGAAATTCTTTGCAAACGTGCGGGACAAATTCGCGGTATTCGCCAAGGCTCGGAAGTAGTACGCCGCTTGCTCGTAGTTACTGAAGCTGATTGCATTACCACCGATTGTCCTAGCCCCAGTGTCCAACCTGGAGATTTGCTAAGAGCAGGTGACGAAATTGGCGCAGGTGTAATTACCGAAGAATCAGGTCAAGTCCTCAAAGTTGAAGATGGCAAGGTTGTCTTCCGTATCGGTCGTCCTTACCTCGTGTCCCCCGGCGCATTGCTGCAAATCCATGATGCTGACCTCGTACAACGGGGTGACAACATTGCGCTACTGGTATTTGAGCGTGCAAAAACAGGGGACATTATCCAAGGTCTACCTCGAATTGAAGAACTGCTCGAAGCCCGTAAGCCTAAGGAAATGTGCGTACTTGCCCGTACATCTGGTACTGCTCAAGTTACCTATGATTCCGATGATAATCCTGAAGTCAAGATTCTTGGCGATGATGGCACATTGGATGATGACTATTCCTTCAATGCGGGGCAGAGTGTGATTATCTCCGATGGTCAAAAGGTCTTGGCGGGTGAAGCAATTACCGATGGTCCCGCAAATCCCCATGACATTCTCGACATTTACTTCCATGCCTATAAGGAATCCCTTGGCGTGCGTCAAGCGGCACTCCTTGGGTTACAGAAGGTACAAGAGTTCTTAATGAACGAAGTCCAATCGGTATACCAATCTCAGGGTGTGGATATTTCCGATAAGCACATTGAGGTAATCGTCAAGCAGATGACCTCCAAGGTACGCATCGAGGATGGTGGCGACACCACTCGTCTACCAGGGGAACTTGTAGAACTCCATCAAGTTGAGCAAATCAACGAAGCGATGGAAATTACGGGTGGCGCACCTGCGGACTACACGCCTGTATTGATGGGTATTACCAAGGCAAGTTTGAATACCGACAGCTTTATCTCGGCAGCGAGTTTCCAAGAAACTACTCGTGTTCTCACGGAAGCAGCGATCGAAGGTAAGTCTGACTGGTTGCGTGGTCTCAAGGAAAACGTCATTATCGGTCGTCTGATTCCTGCGGGTACAGGCTTCAATGCTTACGATACGCCTATCGTTGATGTGGATACTGGCTATGAGCCAGATCTTGGCTATGACGAAGAAGCGGATGATGTAATCATTGATGATAATACTGCCCGTAATTATCAAATCATTGAGCCTCGCATCGAGCCAATCCGTGTCATTGATAAGCCTCGTAGCCGTCGCAGCTTTGATGATGAGCTAGTAGATGATGATGTGGAATTCGATGATGATGACGATGAAGAAGATGACGATGATTTCGATGATGAAGACTAA
- the gltX gene encoding glutamate--tRNA ligase, protein MSVRVRIAPSPTGNLHIGTARTAVFNWLYARHHKGTFILRIEDTDRERSKDEYTQNILEGLAWLGIDFDEGPFFQTQRSDRYIATVQKLLDEKKAYFCYCTETELDAMREAQKANKQAPRYDNRHRHLTDEQRQAFEAEGRRPVIRFIIEEPRTIAWNDLVRGTVSWSSSDLGGDMVIARVDDQGKIGLPLYNFAVVVDDIDMQITQVIRGEDHIANTAKQILIYEALGTTPPQFGHTPLILNQQGAKISKRDGATSVWEFRNMGYIPEAFNNYMALLGWSPSDGKELFTIQEASQIFSFDRVNKAGARFDWDKLNWINSQYLHSLPTEDVCDRLTPFLKESGYDLTSVDRQWLLDLTKLIAPSLTLLTDAATISKFFFTDFEDYTDEAKTTLQGEVIAGIITALIDALKETSDLDADSAGEIIKAVTKSQGVKKGVVMKSLRAALTGDLHGPEILPTFVLLHRKGLALPRLQRALAINSNS, encoded by the coding sequence ATGTCTGTTCGAGTTCGTATTGCACCAAGTCCTACGGGTAACTTACATATAGGCACTGCCCGCACGGCTGTATTTAATTGGCTATATGCCCGTCACCACAAGGGGACATTTATTCTCAGGATCGAAGATACCGATCGCGAAAGATCTAAGGATGAATATACTCAAAATATTTTGGAAGGTTTGGCTTGGTTAGGAATTGATTTTGATGAGGGGCCATTCTTTCAAACCCAACGCAGCGATCGCTATATTGCTACAGTGCAAAAGCTCCTCGATGAAAAGAAAGCATATTTCTGCTATTGCACAGAAACTGAGCTAGATGCCATGCGGGAAGCTCAAAAAGCAAATAAACAAGCTCCTCGCTACGATAATCGCCATCGCCATCTTACTGATGAGCAACGTCAAGCCTTTGAAGCCGAAGGTCGTCGTCCTGTAATTCGTTTCATTATTGAGGAACCACGCACGATCGCATGGAATGACCTCGTACGCGGTACTGTCTCTTGGAGCAGCAGCGATCTCGGCGGTGACATGGTAATTGCTCGTGTTGATGATCAAGGAAAGATTGGGCTGCCTCTGTATAACTTTGCGGTGGTTGTGGATGATATCGATATGCAGATTACCCAAGTCATTCGTGGGGAAGACCATATTGCCAATACTGCTAAGCAAATTCTAATTTACGAAGCTCTCGGTACAACTCCACCTCAGTTTGGACATACACCTCTGATTCTCAATCAGCAAGGTGCGAAAATTTCTAAACGTGATGGTGCGACTTCCGTTTGGGAATTTCGGAACATGGGCTATATTCCCGAAGCCTTTAATAATTACATGGCTCTACTTGGTTGGTCGCCTTCCGATGGAAAAGAACTCTTTACGATCCAAGAAGCATCGCAAATCTTCAGTTTTGATCGCGTTAATAAAGCAGGTGCTAGATTTGACTGGGATAAGCTCAATTGGATTAATAGCCAATATTTACATTCTCTACCGACTGAAGATGTTTGCGATCGCCTTACTCCCTTTCTCAAAGAATCTGGCTATGACTTGACATCCGTAGATCGTCAATGGTTACTTGATCTCACAAAACTGATTGCCCCTAGTTTAACCTTGCTCACTGATGCGGCAACAATTAGCAAGTTCTTCTTTACGGACTTTGAAGACTATACCGATGAAGCGAAAACGACTCTCCAAGGTGAGGTGATCGCAGGTATTATCACGGCTCTGATTGATGCGCTAAAGGAAACTTCAGATTTAGATGCGGATAGCGCTGGGGAAATTATTAAAGCTGTCACCAAATCACAGGGTGTAAAGAAAGGTGTGGTAATGAAGTCATTACGGGCTGCCCTCACTGGCGATCTACATGGTCCCGAAATTTTGCCTACCTTTGTACTTCTCCATCGCAAAGGTTTAGCATTGCCTCGCCTGCAACGAGCTTTAGCTATTAATAGCAATTCTTGA